Proteins encoded within one genomic window of Candidatus Dadabacteria bacterium:
- a CDS encoding putative Ig domain-containing protein — translation YRNGIRRRNGEDSVYHVGERGDRNRAFTFHVMNIPLSGEVEYSVSPPLPEGFEFEREYSDFSTSPLADLRLVHGDQQSRIQTTRLVGVPVAEQKWTVYTITVNYGSRVVGEEEFYIEVLPPPTDLRPDFGEQAAVSETYVVNTTIEDLELPEAIGGDGALTYTVDGLPEGLNFDGDTRTISGTPTAVQGETTYALTARDEDGDAAIFPFTITVEEDSLPVFADLSSEINEIFLRDYFRRIALPEVREGSGNEPITYTVSPSLPDGLSHNSRNNNVFGTPNTEQERTEYTVTATDHNGDSATMVFSLTILEPRPPRLTVSPAAQNAAESYRTLTFSIALDWAAPKTITVDYDLTIGGTATPFGPDSDYTVIERDAAPIGTLIFPPFSVEPQQIVLSLKDDGEHEEDETVILTLHSLSGDARFPGDADMITVVATIRDNDESQIQEANRRTLARVAVAVAYETSGAVRDRVREAFSGGIRSGVYVRGEDWRRFLAAEASRGNERAEVPEIDLSDLAFTLAASEWGNSYYDSGESTGFRVWGHGYSRNIDVSEDATIKGGLTGGIVGADTLILSNLLTGVSANLFSADMDFRRRGAAVFAHETSAWTVNPYIGWQPAPRSTLWGTVGYGTGDIDVARKGAVCVSPDDCYKSGIRLLTAGAGGSVVMGNLRAGSGRVNFDVTGDVSLVRMTEDISGGLDAEAGTARFGLEFGYGRPLGPDGNIGGDFDLAYRADFGDAETGSGFETGGGLKVTIPSWGLSFSGAGRALLSGFDGVEEWGFSGDLLWSYTSDGTGPYVNFSPQWGATNDRRDELWERGISKLGGFTDGGQRYGVEAGYGVPFMGESGVMTFFARSRMEDGTAVSRSGGVDVEVSGGLTAGYEALSRASRDETEHRGYLRYGGAF, via the coding sequence TACAGAAACGGCATAAGGCGTCGCAACGGAGAAGACAGCGTATACCATGTGGGAGAGCGCGGTGACAGAAACAGGGCGTTCACATTTCATGTAATGAACATTCCCCTTAGTGGGGAGGTAGAATACTCCGTATCTCCGCCCCTGCCCGAGGGGTTTGAATTTGAGAGGGAGTATTCCGACTTCAGTACCAGCCCTTTGGCGGACCTCAGGCTTGTCCATGGAGACCAACAGTCAAGGATTCAAACAACCCGTCTTGTAGGTGTCCCGGTTGCCGAGCAGAAATGGACTGTTTACACGATTACGGTTAATTACGGAAGCAGGGTTGTGGGAGAAGAGGAATTTTATATTGAGGTTCTTCCCCCTCCCACGGACTTGCGGCCCGACTTCGGCGAGCAAGCCGCAGTCAGCGAAACATATGTTGTCAACACGACAATAGAAGACTTGGAATTGCCCGAAGCCATAGGCGGCGACGGGGCTTTGACCTACACGGTGGACGGCCTGCCCGAGGGGTTGAATTTTGACGGGGACACGCGCACGATTAGCGGAACTCCGACCGCCGTGCAGGGGGAGACCACATACGCCCTGACGGCAAGGGACGAGGACGGGGATGCGGCGATATTTCCTTTCACCATTACCGTTGAGGAAGACTCATTGCCCGTATTTGCCGACTTGTCGTCCGAGATTAACGAGATATTTCTTCGCGACTATTTCCGGAGGATCGCCCTGCCCGAAGTAAGGGAAGGCAGCGGCAATGAGCCGATAACCTATACGGTCAGTCCTTCTCTTCCTGACGGGTTAAGTCACAATTCCCGTAACAATAATGTTTTCGGCACGCCGAACACGGAGCAAGAACGCACGGAATACACTGTTACGGCAACGGACCATAACGGCGACAGCGCGACAATGGTTTTCAGTCTTACAATTCTGGAGCCGCGCCCGCCCCGGCTGACCGTTTCCCCCGCCGCTCAAAACGCGGCTGAAAGCTACAGGACGCTGACTTTTTCCATCGCTCTTGACTGGGCTGCGCCGAAGACGATAACGGTTGACTATGACCTCACCATCGGCGGCACGGCAACGCCTTTCGGTCCGGACTCGGACTACACGGTCATTGAGCGGGACGCCGCGCCGATAGGCACATTGATCTTTCCCCCCTTCTCCGTTGAGCCGCAGCAAATTGTGCTTTCGCTAAAGGATGACGGTGAACACGAGGAGGACGAAACAGTCATTCTTACACTCCACAGCCTTTCAGGCGACGCAAGATTTCCGGGAGATGCGGACATGATTACGGTGGTCGCCACAATCAGAGACAATGATGAATCTCAAATCCAAGAGGCGAACAGGCGGACATTGGCAAGGGTTGCGGTTGCGGTTGCCTATGAGACGTCGGGAGCGGTACGGGACAGGGTACGGGAGGCGTTTTCGGGAGGCATTCGCAGCGGGGTGTATGTCCGGGGCGAAGACTGGCGGCGGTTTCTCGCCGCCGAGGCGTCCCGCGGCAATGAGCGGGCGGAGGTGCCGGAGATTGATTTGTCAGACCTTGCGTTCACCCTTGCGGCGTCTGAGTGGGGCAACTCTTATTACGATTCCGGCGAGTCCACGGGATTCAGGGTGTGGGGGCACGGATACAGCCGCAACATTGATGTCAGCGAAGACGCAACAATTAAGGGCGGCCTTACCGGCGGCATAGTCGGGGCTGACACCCTTATTCTGTCCAACCTGCTGACCGGCGTGTCGGCAAACCTGTTCAGCGCGGACATGGATTTCCGCAGACGGGGCGCGGCGGTCTTCGCGCATGAGACCTCGGCGTGGACTGTCAATCCGTATATCGGCTGGCAGCCCGCTCCCCGCTCCACGCTTTGGGGAACGGTGGGCTACGGCACGGGCGACATTGATGTTGCCCGGAAGGGGGCGGTTTGCGTCTCTCCGGACGATTGCTACAAAAGCGGCATACGCCTTCTGACTGCGGGGGCGGGCGGAAGCGTGGTTATGGGCAACTTAAGGGCCGGGTCGGGGCGCGTGAACTTTGATGTGACGGGGGATGTTTCGCTTGTCCGGATGACGGAGGATATTTCCGGTGGTTTGGATGCGGAGGCCGGCACGGCGCGTTTCGGGCTTGAGTTCGGGTATGGGCGGCCTCTGGGGCCGGACGGCAATATCGGCGGCGATTTTGACCTTGCATACCGCGCCGATTTCGGCGATGCGGAAACCGGAAGCGGGTTTGAGACGGGGGGCGGCCTCAAGGTGACCATTCCGTCCTGGGGGTTGAGTTTTTCAGGCGCGGGGCGGGCGCTTCTCTCCGGTTTTGACGGTGTGGAGGAGTGGGGTTTTTCGGGCGACCTCCTGTGGTCATACACCAGCGACGGGACTGGCCCCTATGTTAATTTCAGCCCGCAATGGGGGGCGACCAACGACAGAAGGGATGAACTTTGGGAGCGCGGTATCTCAAAACTCGGCGGTTTCACGGACGGCGGACAGCGTTACGGGGTTGAGGCGGGTTACGGCGTTCCGTTTATGGGAGAGAGCGGGGTAATGACGTTTTTTGCCCGCAGCCGCATGGAGGACGGAACGGCGGTTTCAAGGTCCGGCGGTGTTGATGTTGAAGTTTCGGGCGGCCTGACCGCCGGGTATGAGGCGCTGTCCCGCGCGTCCCGCGATGAAACGGAGCACAGGGGCTACCTGCGGTACGGCGGGGCGTTTTGA
- the dcd gene encoding dCTP deaminase translates to MGIKSDSWIKRMARKHGMIEPFVQSQVSKGKISYGLSSYGYDIRVSNEFQVFTNIHNTFIDPKNFDTKSFVPIKGDCVIPPNSFALARTVEYFRIPRSVLTVCVGKSTYARCGIIVNVTPFEPEWEGFVTLEISNTTPLPAKIYAGEGIAQVLFFDGDEVCERSYADKKGKYQKQKGITPPKISKR, encoded by the coding sequence ATGGGAATTAAATCAGACTCATGGATAAAAAGAATGGCGCGGAAGCACGGGATGATTGAGCCGTTTGTTCAATCGCAGGTAAGCAAGGGGAAGATCTCCTACGGGCTTTCGTCCTACGGTTACGACATCAGGGTCAGCAACGAGTTTCAGGTCTTCACAAACATCCACAACACGTTTATTGACCCGAAAAACTTTGACACGAAATCGTTTGTGCCGATCAAGGGGGATTGTGTTATCCCCCCCAACTCGTTTGCGCTTGCCAGAACCGTGGAGTATTTCAGAATCCCGCGCAGTGTTCTTACGGTGTGTGTGGGCAAGTCCACATACGCGCGGTGCGGAATCATAGTGAACGTAACCCCGTTTGAGCCCGAATGGGAGGGGTTTGTAACGCTTGAGATTTCAAACACAACGCCGCTTCCCGCAAAGATATACGCGGGCGAGGGCATAGCGCAGGTTCTCTTCTTTGACGGGGACGAGGTGTGCGAAAGGTCTTACGCGGACAAGAAGGGGAAATACCAGAAACAGAAAGGCATAACGCCGCCCAAAATTTCAAAGAGGTAG
- the pheS gene encoding phenylalanine--tRNA ligase subunit alpha yields MSDPRQALERANTETEKARKEMKAAADEPSVHRVKSLYTGKNGSVTLMLKSLKNLPLEERRKVGTSLNGAREAIEGFARDRIDEIRREGGQRSLAAEKTDITLPGRGAEAGSFHPVSLVTKEISGIFERMGFSVMDGPEVELDYYNFEALNIAKDHPARDMQDTFYISDEMVLRTHTSPVQIRVMENRRPPLRVVVPGKVYRCDSDVSHSPMFHQIEGLMVDSGVSFANLKSVITGFVGAYFGEKANVRFRPSFFPFTEPSAEVDIECVICGGGGCNVCKKTGWIEVLGCGMVDPQVFKNVGYDPDGVSGFAFGMGVERMAMLKFGIDDIRLFFENDIRFLRQF; encoded by the coding sequence ATGAGCGACCCCCGGCAGGCTCTGGAACGCGCAAACACGGAGACCGAAAAGGCGCGAAAGGAAATGAAAGCGGCGGCGGACGAGCCGTCCGTTCACCGCGTCAAATCCCTTTACACGGGCAAAAACGGCTCGGTAACCCTTATGCTTAAATCCCTCAAAAATCTTCCCCTTGAGGAAAGGCGGAAGGTCGGGACATCTCTCAACGGCGCGCGCGAGGCAATTGAGGGGTTTGCGAGGGACAGGATAGACGAAATCAGACGCGAGGGCGGGCAAAGGTCTCTCGCGGCGGAAAAGACGGATATTACCCTTCCCGGCCGCGGCGCGGAGGCGGGCTCTTTTCACCCCGTCAGTCTGGTAACAAAGGAGATATCCGGAATTTTTGAAAGGATGGGCTTTTCCGTAATGGACGGCCCCGAAGTGGAACTTGACTACTACAATTTTGAAGCCCTGAACATTGCAAAAGACCACCCCGCGCGCGACATGCAGGACACCTTTTACATATCGGACGAGATGGTTTTGCGCACTCACACCTCGCCCGTTCAGATAAGGGTTATGGAAAACCGGCGGCCTCCGCTGCGCGTTGTGGTTCCGGGCAAGGTTTACAGGTGCGACAGCGATGTTTCCCACTCGCCGATGTTTCACCAGATTGAGGGGCTGATGGTTGATTCCGGCGTGAGTTTTGCAAATCTCAAGTCCGTCATAACGGGTTTTGTCGGCGCGTATTTCGGAGAGAAGGCAAACGTCAGGTTCAGGCCCAGTTTCTTTCCGTTCACCGAGCCCAGCGCCGAGGTGGACATAGAGTGCGTAATCTGCGGGGGCGGCGGCTGCAATGTTTGCAAAAAAACCGGGTGGATAGAGGTGCTCGGTTGTGGAATGGTTGACCCGCAGGTGTTCAAAAATGTGGGATACGACCCTGACGGGGTTTCGGGTTTCGCCTTTGGAATGGGCGTTGAGAGGATGGCGATGCTGAAATTCGGCATAGATGACATACGGCTTTTCTTTGAAAACGACATAAGATTTCTCCGGCAGTTTTAG
- the secF gene encoding protein translocase subunit SecF, producing the protein MRVYNFTSWFGRTAVFSVLVIAASVAAIVVDGGPKPGVEFTGGTEVHIKAGSPDSPSTEADTRDLFTSAGYPPVSVQAFGIASSGEFLAKFAPGDLPSDRVNAFKKDFTSAAGNTPRFTGAEILRIDYVGPNVGREFVRKAVVALAMGCIVVLIYLIFRFETGYATGAVAALVHDVVITMGALALADKEITLSIVAALLMVVGYSVNDTIVIFDRIRETVAGEDKPGKFTDSVNTGITRTLSRTILTTITVFIVLIPLFFLGGSVIHDFAFTLMVGVLAGTYSSIFVATRFAVMMKK; encoded by the coding sequence GTGAGGGTTTACAACTTCACATCATGGTTTGGCCGGACGGCAGTTTTCTCCGTGCTGGTGATAGCGGCAAGCGTTGCCGCCATAGTGGTTGACGGAGGCCCGAAACCGGGGGTTGAGTTCACCGGCGGAACGGAGGTTCACATCAAGGCGGGCTCGCCGGATTCCCCTTCAACCGAGGCGGACACAAGGGATTTGTTCACCTCCGCCGGCTACCCGCCGGTTTCCGTTCAGGCGTTCGGCATTGCGTCATCGGGCGAGTTTCTGGCAAAGTTCGCCCCCGGCGACCTCCCGTCTGACAGGGTGAACGCCTTCAAAAAGGATTTCACCTCGGCGGCGGGAAACACCCCGCGCTTCACAGGGGCGGAGATATTGAGAATAGACTATGTGGGCCCCAACGTGGGGCGCGAGTTCGTCAGGAAAGCCGTGGTGGCTCTGGCAATGGGCTGCATTGTTGTGCTCATCTATCTGATATTCAGGTTTGAAACCGGATACGCCACGGGGGCGGTCGCCGCCCTTGTGCATGATGTGGTCATAACCATGGGCGCGCTCGCCCTTGCGGACAAAGAGATAACGCTCTCCATAGTGGCCGCGCTTCTGATGGTTGTGGGTTATTCCGTTAACGACACCATTGTAATTTTTGACCGCATAAGGGAGACGGTGGCGGGCGAGGACAAGCCCGGCAAATTTACGGACTCGGTCAACACGGGAATCACGCGCACTCTTTCAAGAACCATTCTCACAACGATAACAGTTTTCATAGTTCTGATTCCGCTGTTTTTCCTCGGCGGCTCCGTTATACATGATTTCGCCTTTACACTGATGGTGGGAGTGCTGGCGGGAACTTATTCGTCAATCTTCGTGGCGACAAGGTTTGCCGTTATGATGAAAAAATGA
- the secD gene encoding protein translocase subunit SecD — MKVGGVSRLWLTVVAVFAVLSAIFLAPNVFGDKLPGWWSKAFPSSGIRLGLDLRGGVFIQLGVETDRGVGRRLETVAASVREEFDDPETAIVNSGVKDLVLSMEFADAATLAKARRVVERRFEEFIAEAEGNTLRIFAEQFGMAQIRDDSMEQVRQVIENRVLDFGLVEPSITKLGSDRIVIQVPGASEGDRDRIVDIIKKTAVLEFKIVRGGGFSREEALTNAEVEEESELAEKELAVHPSYEGGNENFFVTEAAAQVTGEHISDARLIFDQFGGPAVSFSFSSQGAEKFGRLTEENIGNRLAIVLDGVVKSAPVIQSRISFEGQITGSFTQDEARDLALILRSGALPVPVSVQQEQLIGPSLGKDSIQKGKLSMLVGGALVIVFMAFYYRAHGIVANIALGLNMFLIMGLLASLGITLTLPGIAGIVLTLGIAVDGNIIIFERVREEMRAGKSHVHAIETGYGRSVRTILDANVTTLLAGFVLFWFGNGPVKGFAATLCAGIVCTVFSNLIVARLISSAVWREKAT, encoded by the coding sequence ATGAAGGTGGGCGGAGTTTCCAGACTCTGGCTTACCGTTGTCGCGGTCTTTGCCGTCCTTTCGGCGATATTCCTCGCCCCCAACGTTTTCGGCGACAAACTGCCCGGCTGGTGGTCAAAGGCGTTCCCCTCAAGCGGGATACGCTTGGGGCTTGACCTCAGGGGCGGGGTGTTCATCCAACTGGGCGTGGAAACCGACAGAGGCGTGGGGCGGCGGCTTGAAACGGTGGCGGCGTCCGTCCGTGAAGAGTTTGACGACCCCGAAACCGCCATAGTCAATTCCGGCGTTAAAGACCTTGTTCTCTCAATGGAGTTTGCGGACGCCGCAACCCTGGCAAAGGCTCGCAGGGTTGTGGAGAGAAGGTTTGAAGAGTTCATCGCCGAGGCGGAGGGAAACACGTTAAGGATTTTTGCCGAACAGTTCGGCATGGCGCAAATACGGGACGACTCAATGGAGCAGGTGCGGCAGGTTATAGAAAACCGCGTTCTTGACTTCGGCCTCGTAGAGCCGTCCATAACAAAACTGGGCTCGGACAGAATAGTGATACAGGTTCCCGGCGCTTCGGAGGGAGACAGGGACAGAATCGTTGACATCATCAAAAAGACCGCCGTTCTGGAGTTCAAAATAGTGCGCGGCGGCGGCTTCTCGCGTGAAGAGGCGCTCACAAACGCGGAAGTGGAGGAGGAAAGCGAACTCGCGGAAAAGGAACTTGCGGTTCACCCGTCCTACGAGGGCGGCAATGAGAATTTCTTTGTAACGGAGGCGGCGGCGCAGGTTACCGGAGAGCACATATCGGACGCGCGGCTCATATTTGACCAGTTCGGCGGCCCGGCGGTGTCTTTCAGTTTTTCAAGCCAGGGGGCGGAAAAGTTCGGAAGACTTACCGAAGAAAACATAGGCAACCGGCTGGCAATCGTTCTTGACGGCGTTGTAAAATCAGCCCCGGTCATCCAGAGCCGCATCAGTTTTGAGGGGCAGATAACCGGCTCATTCACTCAGGACGAGGCGAGAGACCTCGCGCTGATACTGCGTTCGGGGGCTCTTCCCGTTCCGGTTTCCGTGCAGCAGGAACAACTCATAGGGCCCTCTCTGGGCAAAGACTCCATACAAAAGGGGAAACTTTCCATGCTTGTGGGCGGCGCGCTGGTGATTGTGTTTATGGCGTTTTACTACCGCGCTCACGGCATAGTGGCAAACATCGCCCTGGGGCTGAACATGTTTTTGATTATGGGTCTGCTCGCGTCTCTGGGCATCACCCTCACCCTGCCGGGAATAGCGGGCATAGTGCTCACGCTCGGCATAGCGGTTGACGGCAACATCATCATATTTGAGCGGGTAAGAGAGGAAATGCGGGCGGGCAAGTCTCACGTTCACGCCATTGAGACCGGATACGGCAGGTCTGTAAGGACAATCCTTGACGCCAATGTTACCACGCTGCTCGCGGGGTTTGTGCTGTTCTGGTTCGGCAACGGCCCCGTCAAGGGCTTTGCCGCCACCCTGTGCGCGGGAATTGTCTGCACGGTGTTCAGCAACCTGATAGTGGCGCGCCTCATATCGTCCGCCGTGTGGAGGGAAAAGGCGACGTGA
- the yajC gene encoding preprotein translocase subunit YajC yields MKILDGKMFAPAALFVVVFAFAAEALAEAGAQGQSSPLTGLAPFALLFVLFYFLIIRPQQKRSRQRQQMLKDLKRGDSVITNGGLYATITEMGATENDPITLEIAKGVTVKATVASVASKAEEKAGE; encoded by the coding sequence GTGAAAATTCTGGACGGAAAAATGTTTGCGCCCGCCGCGCTGTTTGTTGTTGTATTTGCGTTTGCCGCCGAGGCGCTTGCCGAGGCGGGGGCTCAGGGGCAGTCGTCCCCGCTTACCGGGCTCGCCCCCTTCGCGCTCCTTTTTGTGCTGTTTTACTTCCTGATAATACGCCCGCAGCAGAAACGCAGCCGCCAGCGTCAGCAGATGCTCAAGGACCTCAAACGCGGCGACTCCGTGATAACAAACGGCGGCTTATACGCCACCATTACCGAAATGGGCGCAACGGAAAACGACCCCATAACGCTTGAGATTGCAAAGGGCGTAACCGTGAAGGCAACCGTTGCGTCCGTGGCTTCAAAGGCCGAAGAAAAGGCCGGAGAATGA
- the dapB gene encoding 4-hydroxy-tetrahydrodipicolinate reductase translates to MTKISIAGAAGRMGAAIAAEAQETKGVEITGLFESPKHGAVGGKIAGVPVSGGVKNASAGADVIVDFTAPEATIECARWCAAEGKAMVVGTTGFTPAQVREMESLAGSFACVMAPNMSVGVNLLEELARIAAEKLEGFDTAIVETHHAAKKDAPSGTAAALARAVAAGGGKEPDTLSVRGGTAAGDHTVMFLGGGERVLLSHVAEDRKIFASGAVKAAVWVCGKPPGIYGMREVLGLGC, encoded by the coding sequence ATGACAAAAATATCAATCGCGGGAGCAGCCGGGCGCATGGGCGCGGCGATAGCCGCCGAGGCGCAAGAAACCAAAGGCGTTGAAATCACCGGGCTTTTTGAAAGCCCCAAGCACGGGGCGGTCGGCGGCAAAATTGCCGGCGTTCCGGTTTCGGGGGGTGTGAAAAACGCGTCTGCGGGAGCGGATGTGATTGTGGACTTCACCGCCCCCGAAGCCACGATTGAGTGCGCCCGCTGGTGCGCGGCGGAGGGCAAGGCGATGGTTGTCGGCACTACGGGATTTACACCCGCTCAAGTTCGGGAGATGGAAAGTCTGGCGGGGTCGTTTGCGTGCGTGATGGCTCCGAACATGAGCGTGGGCGTCAACCTGCTTGAGGAGCTGGCGCGGATTGCGGCGGAAAAACTTGAAGGGTTTGACACGGCGATAGTTGAAACCCACCATGCGGCAAAGAAGGACGCGCCCAGCGGAACGGCGGCGGCGCTCGCCCGCGCGGTGGCGGCGGGCGGCGGGAAAGAGCCGGATACGTTGTCTGTGCGCGGCGGAACGGCGGCGGGAGACCATACGGTAATGTTTCTTGGAGGCGGCGAAAGAGTTTTGCTTTCCCATGTGGCGGAGGACAGAAAAATCTTTGCCTCAGGCGCGGTGAAGGCGGCGGTATGGGTTTGCGGCAAGCCGCCCGGAATATACGGAATGAGGGAGGTTCTGGGGCTGGGCTGTTGA
- a CDS encoding YicC family protein produces the protein MKPSAQQIKRRTRIGQDMRSMTGFGRSEAVAGNVRLTVEARSENHRFFDARISLPEGAGSLERGIRDRLSRAVLRGKVKLTVSCESAGGPEAEIDMGGARAALAGLRKLKKQLNIKGDITIDQILSFGGLVKPPAASRRVAASPVTKTVAAAVAELDDSRRREGKRLQKELRSRISKCAAIVRKIKRERSSYEAEMKRKISALEKEGTDAYKEMALSVERSDITEELVRMDSHIVRFREFVAKTDFSVGRELDFLAQEMNREAGTISAKSKSPAISHLAVDLRSEIEKAREQVQNVE, from the coding sequence ATGAAGCCGTCCGCGCAACAGATTAAACGCCGGACGCGCATAGGGCAAGATATGAGAAGCATGACGGGCTTTGGAAGGAGCGAGGCGGTAGCGGGCAATGTCCGCCTGACCGTTGAGGCGCGGAGCGAAAACCACAGGTTTTTTGACGCCCGGATTTCCCTTCCCGAAGGGGCGGGGTCTCTGGAGCGGGGCATACGCGACCGCCTTTCCCGCGCCGTGCTTCGCGGCAAAGTGAAACTTACCGTCTCCTGCGAGAGCGCGGGGGGTCCCGAAGCCGAGATAGACATGGGCGGGGCGCGCGCCGCGCTTGCGGGACTGAGGAAACTGAAAAAGCAGCTGAACATAAAGGGCGACATAACGATTGACCAGATACTTTCCTTTGGCGGTCTTGTGAAGCCGCCCGCCGCTTCGCGCCGGGTTGCGGCGTCTCCGGTAACAAAGACGGTTGCCGCCGCCGTTGCGGAACTGGATGACAGCAGAAGGCGCGAGGGCAAACGTCTTCAAAAGGAGTTGCGGTCGCGCATTTCAAAGTGCGCCGCCATTGTGCGGAAGATAAAGAGGGAGCGCTCTTCCTACGAGGCGGAGATGAAGCGCAAAATATCGGCGTTGGAAAAAGAGGGGACGGATGCTTACAAGGAGATGGCGCTGTCTGTTGAGAGGAGCGACATAACCGAGGAGTTGGTGCGGATGGACTCGCACATTGTCCGTTTCAGGGAGTTTGTCGCCAAAACGGATTTCTCGGTGGGCAGGGAGCTTGATTTTCTTGCTCAGGAGATGAACAGGGAGGCGGGAACGATTTCCGCCAAGTCCAAGTCTCCCGCCATTTCCCACCTTGCTGTGGACTTGAGGTCTGAGATAGAAAAGGCGCGTGAGCAGGTTCAGAATGTTGAGTAG